ATAATCCATCCTACTGCTGGCCTGATATGCCACAAATTAATGCACAAAGTGAAGTATCTGAAACAGTCTAGGTTGGAGTGAGACAGGCTCTAAAACGCAGATGCTATTTTACCAAAGCCAGTAAGAGCAGAAGATCTGTACGCCAAAGGCAGAGGGAGTGCTAACAACGGTCACACAGTGAATCAGACCATATTTATTTCTAGGTCCTCCTCAGAGGCCGGAATTCGATCTTTAATCAAAGAATGTTTAACAGGCTTATGGGTATTTCAACTTAAAAGAACATCCAGTTTCTCCTTGACAGAGCCTGGCAAAGCACAGGGCTCTGAGGCAAAATATCCTTTTTTGCTCATGAAAGGATCCTGCCATCCAGCCCCAAGGCTTGCTTTAAGTCCTATGAGGAGACAAGCAGAGAGGAGAAAAGGGCAAAAGAAATAGTGAAGGAAAGGCAAAATAAGTCCAGTAGGATAAAGCCAAGTTCAGGCAAGAGGTTTCACCAGGTAGAGTTTGTCTCCCTGTTCACTGGTGAAAATGGGAGCTTTTTTGTAGTGCTCTACCAACTCCTCCATACTGTTGAAACGCCGCTGGCCAATGCAGTAGACTCCATCCTGCAGCTGCACCTTGAAGTGTTTATTCTTCCCCACGGCCTTCAAAGACACGGAGAAATCACTGGGCTGTAAATgagcaagaaaaagagagagagagatagagagagagagagagagagagagagagagatgtgttttAATAAATCATATTAAGTAAAAGGCTAGAACTGCACTTTGACTACttctccactagatggcagtaacCTCTACCATCAGCTCAAGAGAAAAACAACTCGAGAGGGACTTTTGTTAATTGCTTTTTCTTGTAGACAAAACACatcagaaaaagcaaaaagtaCAATGTCAGCTAAGCATTTTCTCTGTGCTTCCTGTTTTGTTACAAAGGAAAGCTTGATCCTCACCGAGGACTCGCTGTCTCTTATAAGGAAGTCTCCCTCGACTCCTCGCTCGTTGAGTGCACACTCCGCCTGATGCCGTGTCACGTTACCGTAGTACCACTCCTTGCCTGCAAACCTGCCTGTACGTGACGGGCCCATGTGGCTGATGGGAGGGGAGGCAGGGCCTCGTACAGCAGACCCTTCGTTCAAAACCGCCACATAGTTCTTTGGCACAAGGCCGATCACACCCTTGCTGTTCCTACACCTCCACCACTCAGGGTCATTCTCAGGCTTTTCCACCACCTCCATAGTCTCACCCTTCTCAAAGTTCAGCTCCTCATCAGTAACCGAACTGAAGGGGTACAGTGTCTGGACCACATGGAGTACTGAGCTCCCTGTGCCTGCAAGCCGGCCATTAACAAGTCCCATCCCTTGCCCCGCTCTCAGGGAACGAAAGCCCCCTAACGTGTCCCCTCCAAAGCTT
This DNA window, taken from Hemibagrus wyckioides isolate EC202008001 linkage group LG06, SWU_Hwy_1.0, whole genome shotgun sequence, encodes the following:
- the nck2a gene encoding cytoplasmic protein NCK2a, encoding MTEEVIVIAKWDYTAQQDQELDIRKNERLWLLDDSKTWWRVRNASNRTGYVPSNYVERKNSLKKASLVKNLKDTLGLGKTKRKTSARDTSPTPSTDAEYPSNGSAGGSGMGGAERIYDLNIPAMVKFSYTAERDDELSLVKGDRVVVMEKCSDGWWRGSHDGRVGWFPSNYVREEPAYADTSFGGDTLGGFRSLRAGQGMGLVNGRLAGTGSSVLHVVQTLYPFSSVTDEELNFEKGETMEVVEKPENDPEWWRCRNSKGVIGLVPKNYVAVLNEGSAVRGPASPPISHMGPSRTGRFAGKEWYYGNVTRHQAECALNERGVEGDFLIRDSESSPSDFSVSLKAVGKNKHFKVQLQDGVYCIGQRRFNSMEELVEHYKKAPIFTSEQGDKLYLVKPLA